A window of Lysobacter sp. TY2-98 genomic DNA:
ACCGCGACGACGACCGTGACCACGACCGCCGCGACGATGATCGTCGCTACGGCGATGCCCGTCGCGACGACCGCTATGCGCCGCGCTATGTCGCACCGCGTTACATGCCGCCCCGCTACACCGCGCCACGCGCCTATCGCCCGGGTTATGTCTATGTCGCACCACGCGGTTACGCGGTGCAGCGCTGGCGCGTCGGCACGCGCATGCCGCCGCCGTTCTACGTGAGCCAGTACTACGTCGATCCGTACGCGTATCAGCTGCGCATCCCGCCGCGCGGCTATCACTGGGTGCGCGTCGACCGCGATGCGTACCTGGTGTCGATGGGCTCGGGCCTCGTGGCCGACGTGCTCTACGGCCTGTTCCGCTGATCCACCGCTCGATCCGAAGGGCCGGCCTGCCGGCCCTTCGTCGTCTCCGGCATCGGCATGGAATGCAGCGGCGCGGTGGCGTCGCCGCGGTGTAACGCCGGCCGGCGTAGGCTCGCGGCCTTCGCCCATCCTCGCCAGGAGCGTGTCCATGTCCGTGAAAGCCTTCGGCGCCCATGCCGCCGACCAGCCGCTCGTCGCCCTC
This region includes:
- a CDS encoding RcnB family protein, whose product is MNTINALAASLVFATASAFALPAAARDDHRDNDRHEWSRDRDERGDRDRRDHDRDDDRDHDRRDDDRRYGDARRDDRYAPRYVAPRYMPPRYTAPRAYRPGYVYVAPRGYAVQRWRVGTRMPPPFYVSQYYVDPYAYQLRIPPRGYHWVRVDRDAYLVSMGSGLVADVLYGLFR